One window from the genome of Rhodococcus sp. ABRD24 encodes:
- a CDS encoding RidA family protein, which yields MTNTAITAENLPNAAAEKFRYSFGVQSGSTLRISGQVALKEGAVVGVDDIAVQAHQVFENLKAVVEAAGGSMHDLVETTTYVTDRNHLGAVNDARVEYIDGPVPPTSTLIVVAGLARPEFLVEISAVAELGSN from the coding sequence ATGACCAACACCGCAATCACCGCCGAGAACCTACCCAACGCTGCGGCTGAGAAGTTCCGCTATTCGTTCGGCGTGCAGTCCGGATCTACGCTGCGCATCTCTGGCCAAGTTGCTCTGAAGGAGGGCGCTGTCGTCGGAGTTGATGACATCGCGGTCCAAGCTCACCAGGTCTTCGAGAACCTCAAGGCCGTGGTCGAAGCCGCCGGTGGATCGATGCACGACCTCGTGGAGACGACGACCTACGTGACCGATCGCAACCACCTGGGTGCGGTGAATGACGCGCGGGTCGAGTACATCGACGGTCCCGTCCCTCCGACGAGCACCCTCATCGTGGTCGCTGGTCTGGCACGACCGGAGTTCCTCGTCGAAATCAGCGCGGTCGCTGAGCTCGGCTCGAACTGA
- a CDS encoding MFS transporter, producing MTTPNPEAGDATSGRRRAVISSFVGTTIEWYDFFLYGSAAALIFGPQFFPSLSPLAGALASFGTFAVGFIARPIGAMVMGYFGDRVGRKSVLVASLMLMGLSTVLIGLLPAYESIGVWAPILLIVLRLLQGIGVGGEWGGAALMSVEHAPKGRRGLFGAFPQMGMPAGMIFANLALLTVSTSMPQEQFASWGWRIPFLASAVLILVGLYIRIGVEESPYFKKTLTAAAVVRNPISEVLKNHWRAVLLGGGTFIASNAIGYLFMVYLLSYGTKTLGLERNTVLIAALIGSATQFVMLPVYGYISDFVGRKRVYLFATGGTLVWSLAFFPLIDTRSTPVIILSVFVLALLVAGTFAAQGAMFSELFPTSVRYSGASLAYQIGAVFGGGFAPMIATALHGSFDTSAPVVIYMVTLCVISLVCIALIRETSARSLDEFDQPSAPGGAEQRRSAVQHIA from the coding sequence ATGACCACTCCCAATCCCGAAGCAGGCGACGCAACGTCAGGACGCCGGCGCGCGGTGATCTCGAGCTTCGTCGGCACAACCATCGAATGGTACGACTTCTTTCTATACGGATCCGCGGCTGCGCTGATCTTTGGCCCGCAGTTCTTCCCGTCACTGAGTCCACTGGCGGGAGCGTTGGCGTCATTCGGCACCTTCGCCGTCGGATTCATCGCCCGCCCTATCGGCGCTATGGTCATGGGCTACTTCGGCGACCGAGTCGGCCGCAAATCAGTCCTCGTGGCATCGCTGATGCTCATGGGACTGTCTACCGTCCTCATCGGTCTCCTGCCCGCCTATGAGTCGATCGGCGTCTGGGCGCCGATCCTCCTGATCGTCTTGCGCTTGCTTCAGGGAATCGGTGTCGGCGGCGAATGGGGCGGCGCCGCGTTGATGAGCGTCGAGCACGCACCCAAGGGCCGCAGAGGACTCTTCGGTGCATTTCCCCAGATGGGGATGCCGGCTGGCATGATCTTTGCGAATCTTGCCCTTCTGACGGTCAGCACGTCGATGCCGCAAGAGCAGTTCGCGTCCTGGGGGTGGCGGATCCCATTCCTTGCCAGCGCCGTCCTGATCCTTGTTGGCCTGTACATCCGCATCGGCGTCGAAGAGAGCCCCTACTTCAAGAAGACACTCACCGCCGCGGCGGTTGTCCGAAATCCGATCTCCGAGGTATTGAAGAACCATTGGCGAGCAGTGCTCCTCGGCGGCGGAACCTTCATCGCGTCGAACGCCATCGGTTACCTCTTCATGGTGTATCTGTTGAGCTACGGGACGAAGACCCTTGGGCTCGAGCGGAACACTGTGCTGATTGCCGCGCTGATAGGTTCAGCGACCCAGTTCGTCATGCTTCCCGTATACGGGTATATTTCGGACTTCGTAGGCCGAAAGCGTGTGTACCTCTTCGCCACTGGCGGGACTCTGGTCTGGAGCCTCGCGTTCTTCCCCTTGATCGATACGCGATCGACCCCGGTGATCATCCTGTCCGTCTTCGTTCTGGCACTGCTTGTTGCAGGCACATTCGCAGCGCAGGGAGCGATGTTCTCCGAACTGTTCCCAACGAGTGTCAGGTACTCGGGAGCTTCCCTCGCGTATCAGATCGGCGCAGTCTTCGGCGGCGGGTTCGCACCGATGATCGCCACTGCACTGCATGGCTCCTTCGACACCAGCGCACCGGTGGTCATCTATATGGTGACTCTGTGTGTCATCAGCCTAGTTTGCATCGCGCTGATCAGGGAAACCTCCGCCCGCAGCCTCGATGAGTTCGACCAACCTTCTGCACCTGGAGGGGCAGAGCAGCGTCGTTCCGCAGTGCAGCACATCGCATAG
- a CDS encoding cupin domain-containing protein: MTIHFDAPSLKSTDLEESELRPPTAQSLSGPILTRSKIVHSDPDRGITAGVWESEPGTSRWEFRDRGEFIHVVAGRMTVTQDGGDAVEISAGQTALFRIGWCGTWTVHERLRKTFLVLSEASGE, from the coding sequence ATGACTATCCACTTCGATGCGCCAAGTCTGAAATCCACTGATCTGGAGGAATCTGAACTCAGGCCTCCGACCGCCCAATCATTGAGCGGACCCATTCTCACCCGCAGCAAGATAGTCCACTCAGATCCTGATCGCGGAATCACTGCAGGCGTGTGGGAAAGCGAACCTGGCACATCCCGATGGGAATTTCGCGACCGCGGCGAGTTCATCCACGTTGTAGCGGGTCGGATGACCGTAACCCAAGATGGCGGTGATGCGGTTGAGATCTCCGCCGGGCAAACCGCTCTGTTCCGGATCGGTTGGTGTGGCACATGGACAGTGCACGAGAGGTTGCGCAAAACGTTTCTCGTCCTAAGTGAAGCAAGCGGCGAGTAG
- a CDS encoding PLP-dependent aminotransferase family protein — translation MPEDKTNSPRLGIEWNRSSGHPSLTRQLEQSLRAAVRRGQLPTGARLPATRVLADQLGCSRWVVVQAYEQLVAEGYFVSSTGSGTYVQAIAPTRDRPRQPEFGNTSWRYDFGAGTPDLSLFPRHEWLAAAKSALAAAPTSAFDYGPASGIRDLRAALAAYLGRVRGVVAVADDLVITNGAVHAVSVMARTLHARGFDRIAVEHPGWIPLRAPFDGSGLDPIAVGVDDEGLMVTDLIKSGARAVLVAPAHQFPTGSVMSPRRRAALIEWAEAVDGVIIEDDYDSEFRYDRHPLAAIQGMCPERVVLIGSVSKSLAPALRIGWMVLPPQWRDLALDAVRAIDPSVSAISQLTFAEYLSSGGFERHLRRMRKEYANRRQQMVAAMLAFFPNVDVRGISAGLHLMADLGAGSVSEFTELSARRQVRIYPVSRYCMSEEVPIEYRDRRSIVLGYGAIPAHRILKGIETLAMVASEL, via the coding sequence GTGCCAGAAGACAAGACCAATTCTCCGCGGTTGGGGATCGAATGGAATCGATCGTCGGGGCATCCGAGCCTGACTCGCCAACTCGAGCAGAGCTTGCGAGCAGCTGTTCGACGGGGTCAACTGCCTACGGGTGCAAGGCTGCCCGCGACGCGTGTACTGGCGGATCAACTCGGGTGTTCCCGGTGGGTAGTCGTCCAGGCCTACGAGCAGCTGGTTGCAGAGGGCTACTTCGTCTCGTCGACAGGGTCGGGAACCTATGTTCAGGCGATAGCTCCGACTCGTGATCGCCCCCGGCAACCTGAATTCGGAAACACTTCGTGGAGATACGATTTCGGTGCAGGAACCCCCGACCTGTCGCTGTTTCCCCGGCATGAGTGGCTCGCGGCGGCAAAATCAGCGCTTGCCGCCGCTCCAACCTCGGCCTTCGACTACGGTCCGGCATCCGGCATCCGAGATCTCAGAGCGGCCCTGGCGGCCTACCTTGGGCGCGTGAGGGGGGTAGTCGCTGTTGCCGATGACCTGGTCATCACCAACGGGGCGGTGCATGCGGTATCGGTTATGGCGAGAACCCTGCATGCACGAGGCTTCGATCGCATCGCGGTCGAGCACCCCGGCTGGATTCCGCTCCGGGCACCGTTTGACGGTTCTGGTTTGGACCCCATCGCTGTTGGCGTCGACGACGAGGGTCTCATGGTCACCGATTTGATCAAGAGTGGCGCGCGCGCAGTACTTGTCGCACCTGCGCACCAGTTCCCCACTGGTTCTGTGATGTCGCCAAGACGACGAGCTGCGTTGATCGAGTGGGCAGAAGCGGTCGATGGCGTCATTATCGAGGACGATTACGACTCCGAATTTCGATACGACCGCCACCCGCTCGCCGCAATCCAAGGAATGTGTCCGGAGCGAGTTGTGCTGATTGGGTCCGTCAGTAAGAGCCTGGCACCGGCCCTGCGGATCGGTTGGATGGTCCTTCCGCCGCAATGGAGAGACTTAGCTCTGGATGCGGTGCGTGCCATTGATCCCAGCGTTTCTGCGATAAGTCAGCTGACGTTCGCGGAATATCTTTCCAGTGGTGGATTCGAAAGACATTTGCGCCGAATGCGCAAGGAGTACGCCAATCGTCGGCAGCAAATGGTCGCGGCGATGTTGGCGTTCTTCCCGAACGTAGACGTGCGGGGTATCTCGGCGGGGCTTCATCTGATGGCGGATCTTGGGGCGGGATCAGTGTCAGAGTTCACGGAATTGTCAGCTCGGCGGCAGGTTCGAATCTATCCGGTATCCCGATATTGTATGAGTGAAGAGGTTCCGATCGAATACAGGGACCGCCGTAGTATTGTCCTTGGGTACGGCGCCATACCTGCACATCGAATTTTGAAGGGCATAGAAACCCTCGCCATGGTTGCAAGCGAATTGTGA
- a CDS encoding MFS transporter, with the protein MSSTPISVDAKGSERRRAVVSSFVGTTIEWYDFFLYGSAAALIFGPQFFPSLSPLAGTLASFGTFAIGFIARPVGAVVMGHFGDRVGRKSVLVASLMLMGVSTVLIGLLPAYEKIGIWAPLLLVMLRLLQGIGVGGEWGGAALMSVEHAPKDRRGLFGSFPQMGMPAGMILANLALLAASTAMPQDQFESYGWRIPFLASAVLLFVGLYIRVGVEESPYFRKARDTESVVRNPVREVLKHHWRAVALGGGTFIASNAIGYLFMVYLLSYGTKTLGIERNTMLVAVLIGSATQFVMLPVYGFISDFIGRRKVYLFATVGMLVWSFAFFPLIDTRSIPTIIFAVFVLAFILAGTFAAQGAMFAELFPTSVRYSGASLAYQIGAVLGGGFAPMIATALHGSFSNSTPLIIYMVSLSIVSLVCVVLIRETSARGLNDEHSGTNTQEHESLAR; encoded by the coding sequence ATGAGCTCAACCCCAATCTCCGTTGACGCCAAAGGATCTGAGCGTCGACGCGCAGTGGTTTCCAGTTTCGTCGGAACAACTATCGAGTGGTACGATTTCTTCTTGTACGGATCTGCTGCTGCGCTCATTTTCGGGCCACAATTCTTTCCGTCACTCAGCCCTTTAGCGGGAACGTTGGCCTCATTCGGAACATTCGCTATTGGATTCATCGCTCGGCCCGTCGGAGCTGTAGTGATGGGTCACTTTGGCGACCGCGTCGGACGCAAATCTGTACTAGTTGCGTCGTTGATGCTCATGGGCGTATCCACAGTCTTGATAGGCTTACTTCCAGCCTACGAGAAAATCGGAATCTGGGCGCCCCTGCTACTCGTCATGCTTCGACTCCTGCAAGGCATAGGTGTTGGCGGAGAGTGGGGAGGTGCAGCATTGATGAGCGTCGAACACGCCCCGAAGGACCGGCGGGGGCTGTTCGGGTCCTTCCCGCAGATGGGAATGCCGGCAGGGATGATTCTCGCGAATCTAGCTCTGCTCGCGGCCAGCACCGCGATGCCGCAGGACCAGTTCGAATCGTACGGCTGGCGCATCCCCTTCCTTGCAAGTGCGGTCCTCCTCTTCGTCGGCCTGTACATCCGCGTCGGAGTCGAAGAGAGCCCCTACTTCAGGAAGGCACGCGACACGGAGTCGGTTGTCCGGAACCCTGTACGGGAGGTTCTGAAGCACCATTGGCGCGCAGTTGCCCTCGGCGGGGGAACATTCATTGCCTCGAACGCCATCGGGTACCTGTTCATGGTCTATCTTCTGAGCTACGGGACCAAAACTCTTGGAATCGAAAGAAACACCATGCTTGTCGCCGTACTGATCGGGTCGGCAACCCAATTCGTCATGCTTCCAGTTTATGGGTTCATATCCGATTTCATCGGCCGGAGGAAAGTGTACCTCTTCGCGACCGTAGGGATGCTTGTCTGGAGCTTCGCATTCTTCCCTTTGATAGACACTCGCTCAATCCCGACCATTATCTTCGCCGTATTCGTTCTTGCATTCATTCTCGCGGGGACATTCGCGGCACAAGGAGCCATGTTCGCTGAACTCTTCCCCACCAGCGTCCGCTATTCCGGTGCGTCACTTGCCTATCAGATTGGTGCAGTACTGGGTGGCGGATTCGCACCGATGATCGCCACAGCGCTACACGGTTCCTTCTCCAACAGCACCCCGCTAATCATTTACATGGTCTCTCTTTCCATCGTTAGCCTCGTTTGCGTCGTCCTGATTCGGGAGACATCCGCACGCGGACTCAACGACGAACACTCGGGCACGAATACGCAGGAGCATGAAAGTCTTGCGAGATAG
- a CDS encoding lipase family protein, which produces MRRSRMLAAIGAFSTLVAVWGGAVTPPVLAGAAPVQPSVDDFYRAPDGFGTTAPGTILRERPIQLASYSALPFNAQAWQLLYRTTDLAGDPMVAVTTVILPAGTPPPGGRPLLSYQMATDSLDPGCAPSVAMQPGSGLEAFASQGEMTFVGQALQRGWAVSVPDHAGPVPRVGTPREPGYVALDGIRAAEQFAPLGLSGAQTPVGLWGYSGGGLASAWAAQVQPSYAPELNIRGFAVGSPSPDPVPVVDHLSGMPWAGLQTMVLASTGRVFPDAGREIDARLTPEGRAALAAQSDQCVASTVVNNLFRDNTGYWTVPLTELLQVPAVAAAIEQTKLGGTAPTAPVYLYSGVNDEIVPIATVDRLADTYCAGGTPLTYRRDEISLHATLIVTGAADALNWLGDRIGGEPSAPGCDTQTLTSTLQAPGAAETYVSTTLGTGDILMGRPIGPR; this is translated from the coding sequence ATGCGCAGATCGAGGATGTTGGCGGCAATCGGGGCGTTTTCAACTCTGGTGGCGGTGTGGGGTGGTGCAGTCACGCCTCCTGTGCTCGCGGGTGCCGCTCCGGTACAGCCGAGTGTCGACGACTTCTACCGTGCGCCGGACGGATTCGGAACGACAGCTCCCGGCACCATCCTGCGCGAACGTCCGATACAGCTGGCGTCCTACTCCGCGTTGCCTTTCAATGCGCAGGCATGGCAACTTCTCTATCGAACAACGGATCTCGCGGGCGATCCTATGGTCGCCGTGACCACCGTGATCCTGCCTGCCGGCACGCCTCCTCCCGGGGGGCGCCCGTTGCTGTCGTATCAGATGGCAACGGACAGTCTCGATCCCGGCTGCGCGCCCTCAGTCGCTATGCAGCCCGGGTCCGGACTCGAGGCGTTCGCCAGTCAGGGGGAGATGACCTTCGTCGGACAGGCTCTCCAACGGGGCTGGGCGGTTTCGGTTCCCGATCACGCGGGGCCCGTGCCGCGTGTAGGCACTCCACGTGAGCCCGGTTATGTAGCGCTCGACGGCATCCGGGCCGCGGAGCAGTTCGCTCCGCTCGGGCTCTCCGGGGCACAGACTCCGGTCGGGCTGTGGGGCTACTCGGGCGGCGGTCTCGCGTCCGCATGGGCCGCGCAAGTGCAGCCGTCGTACGCGCCGGAGCTGAACATACGAGGATTCGCTGTGGGCTCGCCGTCCCCGGATCCTGTGCCGGTCGTCGATCATCTCAGCGGAATGCCCTGGGCTGGATTGCAGACAATGGTTCTCGCGTCGACAGGGCGGGTATTCCCCGACGCGGGCCGTGAGATCGATGCACGCCTCACCCCGGAGGGACGCGCAGCGTTGGCCGCGCAGTCTGATCAGTGTGTGGCGTCCACGGTGGTCAACAACCTCTTTCGCGACAACACCGGTTACTGGACAGTCCCGTTGACGGAACTGTTGCAGGTGCCGGCGGTTGCCGCCGCCATCGAGCAGACGAAACTCGGCGGCACTGCACCCACGGCCCCCGTGTATCTGTACAGCGGCGTAAACGACGAGATCGTTCCGATCGCCACCGTCGATCGTCTGGCCGACACCTACTGTGCGGGCGGTACTCCGCTCACCTACCGCCGCGACGAGATCAGCCTGCATGCCACGCTCATCGTGACCGGCGCCGCGGACGCATTGAACTGGCTGGGCGACAGGATCGGTGGCGAGCCGAGCGCGCCGGGTTGCGATACACAAACACTGACCTCGACCCTGCAGGCGCCGGGTGCCGCAGAGACCTACGTGTCGACCACCCTGGGGACGGGTGACATCTTGATGGGCCGACCGATCGGGCCGCGGTAG
- a CDS encoding NAD(P)/FAD-dependent oxidoreductase: protein MGYEKEYDGIIVGAGHNGLIAQAYLARAGLRTLSIDKGQHAGGGLQTPEDTSLPGFFHGTHAVSLKGISSTAWFKDLELAEWGVKLVAPDPSITSIQRDGRAIVWYASAERTAESIAQFSERDAHAWKTIAAEYEDVVRELVGPEMSSPAVSLDERDRILQGSDLGRRYLKSAPLSPRQFIEDTFESDAVKAMLLYYCIIREVDVNVRDQGNIVPTFIGSRQPGELAVGGSYSLARALKHDVYAHGGHIMEQTTPRRIVVENGRAVGVELEDGTLIRARRFVASSLNPHQTFLELLGDKSTEELTQKTNDFKYQKVGQIFGVNIALKDAPDYSAAAANPDINKARLTFLGLDDPADVLRLYANADRGIVSDQVMLIGGCPTVADPTQAPPGHNSAYMWQKAPYAIDGDAKNWDKRKAQQLETVLEFWQRYAPNVGGANLLGAFATTPLDTERRFPSMQRGDLYHGWLGPGQRGVDRPFPGMRGHAVPGIDGLYLAGSSAYPGGNITGFPGYLAATQIADEVGVDRWWNPRNLWDELDPERN from the coding sequence GTGGGCTACGAGAAAGAGTACGACGGCATCATCGTCGGCGCAGGACACAACGGCCTGATCGCTCAGGCATATTTGGCCAGGGCCGGCCTGCGGACGCTGTCGATCGACAAGGGACAGCATGCTGGAGGAGGACTGCAAACACCAGAAGATACGAGTCTGCCAGGTTTCTTCCATGGCACCCACGCTGTCTCCCTTAAGGGGATCTCTTCGACAGCATGGTTCAAAGACCTCGAACTTGCGGAATGGGGAGTAAAGCTCGTTGCTCCAGACCCTTCCATCACGAGTATCCAACGAGACGGACGCGCGATCGTTTGGTACGCGTCTGCGGAACGGACCGCTGAGTCGATCGCCCAGTTCTCTGAGCGGGATGCGCACGCATGGAAGACCATCGCCGCGGAGTACGAAGACGTTGTTCGAGAGCTGGTGGGTCCTGAGATGTCGTCTCCGGCCGTCAGCCTCGACGAGCGTGACCGCATCCTGCAAGGTTCAGATCTGGGCCGGCGATACCTCAAGAGCGCTCCGCTGTCCCCGCGCCAGTTCATCGAGGACACCTTCGAGAGCGACGCCGTCAAGGCAATGCTCTTGTACTACTGCATCATCCGCGAGGTCGATGTCAATGTTCGCGACCAGGGCAACATCGTGCCAACATTCATCGGGTCCAGGCAGCCAGGCGAACTCGCCGTCGGTGGCTCCTACTCTCTGGCGCGGGCTCTGAAGCACGATGTCTACGCTCACGGCGGTCACATCATGGAACAGACCACTCCGCGCCGCATTGTGGTGGAGAACGGGCGGGCAGTCGGCGTCGAGCTCGAGGACGGAACCCTCATCCGCGCACGTCGATTCGTCGCAAGCAGTCTGAATCCGCACCAAACTTTCCTGGAGTTGCTCGGCGACAAGTCGACTGAGGAATTGACTCAGAAGACCAATGATTTCAAGTACCAAAAGGTGGGACAGATCTTTGGAGTGAATATTGCGCTGAAGGATGCCCCCGACTACTCCGCCGCCGCCGCCAACCCTGATATCAACAAGGCGCGGTTGACGTTCCTGGGCTTGGACGACCCCGCGGATGTTCTACGTCTGTACGCGAATGCGGATCGCGGAATCGTGTCTGATCAAGTAATGCTCATCGGGGGTTGCCCCACAGTGGCCGATCCAACTCAGGCGCCCCCTGGCCACAACTCTGCCTACATGTGGCAGAAGGCGCCTTACGCGATCGACGGCGACGCCAAAAACTGGGACAAACGAAAGGCACAGCAGCTCGAAACGGTGCTGGAATTCTGGCAGCGTTACGCCCCCAATGTGGGAGGCGCTAATCTCCTGGGGGCGTTCGCCACGACCCCACTCGATACCGAGCGTCGGTTCCCGAGCATGCAACGGGGAGATCTTTACCATGGCTGGCTTGGGCCCGGCCAACGCGGAGTGGACCGCCCGTTCCCCGGTATGCGCGGTCATGCAGTTCCGGGAATCGATGGTCTCTATCTTGCGGGATCGAGCGCGTATCCAGGTGGAAATATCACTGGCTTCCCCGGGTATCTGGCGGCAACCCAAATCGCAGATGAAGTCGGGGTCGATCGGTGGTGGAATCCGCGCAATCTGTGGGACGAGCTAGACCCCGAAAGGAATTGA
- a CDS encoding MBL fold metallo-hydrolase produces MSMDFASSADLGEKEQMLEVLADGVYALTADGDPNIGAIEGDDFLVCFEALATPVAASKWLARLREHTDKPIRYLVLSHYHAVRVLGASAFNAEQIVAHETTAALIAERGKEDWESEFGRMPRLAAGAETVPGLTWPTVTFADRMTINLGEKRGNLVLQHFGRGHTEGDIVAWLPRQKILFAGDLVEAQAALYTGDAFHREWSTTTLDALEALQAAVLIGGRGAVSHGREAVDGAIEQTRHFIQVMLAEVGAVQQRGGTLKDAFNAVHSALFDQYGHWPIFEHCLPFDVSRVWDELSGIERPVIWTAERDRQIWDQLQG; encoded by the coding sequence ATGAGTATGGATTTCGCGTCCTCAGCAGATCTCGGCGAGAAGGAACAGATGCTGGAGGTGCTCGCGGACGGCGTCTACGCACTCACCGCCGATGGGGACCCGAACATCGGCGCAATCGAGGGCGACGATTTCCTCGTCTGCTTCGAGGCGCTCGCAACCCCTGTAGCCGCGAGCAAGTGGCTTGCTCGGCTTCGGGAGCACACGGACAAGCCGATTCGCTACCTCGTCTTGTCCCACTATCATGCCGTTCGTGTGCTCGGTGCGTCCGCGTTCAACGCAGAGCAGATTGTCGCCCACGAGACCACGGCAGCCCTCATCGCCGAGCGCGGCAAGGAGGACTGGGAATCGGAATTCGGGCGGATGCCCCGATTGGCGGCTGGTGCCGAGACCGTTCCCGGGCTGACATGGCCGACCGTCACGTTCGCGGACCGCATGACGATCAACTTGGGAGAAAAGCGGGGCAACCTCGTACTTCAGCACTTTGGTCGTGGTCACACCGAAGGCGATATCGTCGCCTGGTTGCCCCGTCAGAAGATCCTGTTCGCCGGCGATCTCGTCGAAGCTCAGGCCGCTCTCTACACCGGTGACGCCTTCCATCGCGAGTGGTCCACGACGACCCTTGACGCTCTCGAGGCACTGCAGGCAGCCGTGCTCATCGGCGGTCGTGGTGCTGTGTCACACGGTCGCGAGGCGGTCGACGGAGCGATCGAGCAGACGCGCCACTTCATTCAGGTGATGCTGGCAGAGGTCGGTGCGGTGCAGCAGCGCGGGGGAACTCTCAAGGATGCGTTCAACGCGGTCCACTCAGCACTGTTCGATCAGTACGGGCACTGGCCCATTTTCGAACACTGCCTTCCGTTTGATGTTTCGCGAGTGTGGGACGAGTTGTCCGGGATCGAACGTCCCGTGATCTGGACCGCGGAGCGCGATCGGCAAATCTGGGATCAGCTGCAGGGGTAG